In the genome of Photobacterium sp. TLY01, one region contains:
- a CDS encoding DNA topoisomerase III: MTRLYIAEKPSLGRAIAAVLPRPHKNHQGYIEVANGDIVTWCIGHLLEQVEPDAYDPRYKKWNLDDLPIIPEQWQLAPRKSAKQQLSVVRKLVKQADEVIHAGDPDREGQLLVDEVIDYVKLAAAKKAAMKRLLISDLNPAAVKRALGQLRDNSDFIPLSVSALARSRADWLYGMNMSRAYTLLGQRGGYQGVLSVGRVQTPVLGLVTRRDDEIANFVPVPFYDVYALIPYQDNVIRARWQPSQACEPWQDEEGRVLNRKLCENVVTRIKGQPATVSDAERKETRQSPPLPYSLSALQIDSARRFGMSAADVLACCQSLYEKHKVITYPRSDCRYLPVDHYRQASEVVKAVSSTAPQMLEAVKGADLSLRSKAWNDSKVDAHHAIIPTPKAVQPGSLSDQEAKVYQLIARQYLMQFYPAAVYAEAKLTFSIAGGVFIARGRQLMQPGWKVLQGKDDTDKEQDLADKVPPLDKGTVLTCQDGEIKDRVTEPPKHFTEATLLQAMTGIGRFVADKSLKKILRETDGLGTEATRAGIMEVLFKRQLLYRQGKNIHASDAGRALVYALPDEATYPDMTAHWEHQLQDMAERKYAYQPFMAALQQQIEQLMSTIKSGGIPPSLRTLQAVAPPAAKGKGSYHRRARSRHSSGTTGQKREGQKKTASRRK; the protein is encoded by the coding sequence ATGACCCGTCTTTATATCGCTGAAAAGCCCAGTCTGGGGCGTGCTATTGCAGCCGTATTACCCCGTCCGCATAAGAATCATCAAGGCTACATAGAAGTGGCCAACGGCGACATCGTCACTTGGTGTATCGGCCATTTGCTTGAGCAGGTTGAACCGGATGCCTATGATCCGCGCTATAAGAAATGGAATCTGGATGATTTGCCGATCATCCCTGAACAGTGGCAACTGGCCCCGAGAAAATCGGCCAAGCAGCAACTGAGTGTGGTCCGCAAGTTAGTGAAGCAGGCGGATGAAGTGATCCATGCTGGTGACCCAGACCGGGAAGGTCAGTTGCTGGTCGATGAAGTGATTGATTACGTGAAACTGGCCGCTGCAAAAAAAGCGGCCATGAAACGGTTACTCATCTCAGATCTGAACCCGGCAGCAGTCAAAAGAGCGCTTGGGCAGCTCAGGGACAACAGCGATTTTATTCCGCTGTCGGTGTCGGCCCTGGCCCGATCCCGGGCGGACTGGCTGTACGGCATGAATATGTCCCGTGCCTATACCTTGCTTGGGCAGCGGGGCGGCTATCAAGGCGTCCTGTCGGTGGGCAGGGTGCAAACACCTGTGCTTGGGCTGGTGACTCGCCGGGATGACGAAATTGCCAATTTTGTGCCGGTGCCTTTTTATGATGTCTATGCACTGATCCCTTATCAGGACAATGTGATCCGCGCCCGCTGGCAGCCGAGCCAGGCTTGCGAACCCTGGCAAGACGAGGAGGGCCGGGTGCTCAATCGCAAGCTGTGTGAGAATGTCGTTACGCGTATCAAAGGCCAGCCAGCCACTGTCTCGGATGCGGAGCGAAAAGAAACCCGCCAGTCGCCGCCCTTACCGTATTCTTTGTCGGCACTGCAGATCGACTCTGCCCGTCGCTTCGGCATGAGCGCGGCGGATGTACTGGCGTGCTGCCAGTCACTGTATGAGAAACATAAAGTGATTACCTATCCGCGCTCTGACTGCCGTTATCTGCCGGTCGATCACTATCGTCAGGCCAGTGAGGTGGTGAAAGCCGTGTCGTCAACGGCACCGCAGATGCTGGAGGCGGTCAAGGGCGCGGATTTGTCGTTACGCTCAAAAGCCTGGAATGACAGTAAAGTGGATGCGCACCATGCCATTATTCCCACCCCCAAAGCGGTGCAGCCCGGTAGTCTGAGCGATCAGGAGGCCAAGGTTTATCAGTTGATTGCCCGTCAGTATCTGATGCAGTTTTATCCGGCGGCGGTCTACGCAGAAGCCAAATTGACCTTTTCTATCGCTGGCGGGGTGTTTATTGCCCGAGGCCGCCAGCTGATGCAGCCAGGCTGGAAAGTATTGCAGGGCAAAGACGATACAGACAAAGAGCAGGATTTGGCCGATAAGGTACCGCCTTTGGATAAAGGCACAGTGCTGACCTGTCAGGATGGAGAGATCAAAGACAGGGTGACTGAGCCGCCGAAGCATTTTACCGAAGCTACCTTGCTGCAGGCGATGACGGGCATTGGCCGTTTTGTCGCAGATAAATCGCTGAAGAAGATTCTGCGCGAGACGGACGGTTTAGGCACTGAAGCCACCCGGGCCGGTATTATGGAGGTCTTGTTCAAGCGCCAGTTGCTCTACCGTCAGGGGAAAAATATTCATGCCTCAGATGCTGGTCGCGCTTTGGTGTACGCCTTACCCGATGAAGCGACGTACCCGGACATGACGGCACATTGGGAACACCAGCTGCAAGATATGGCTGAGCGGAAATATGCTTACCAGCCGTTCATGGCAGCACTGCAGCAGCAAATTGAGCAACTGATGAGCACGATAAAATCCGGCGGTATTCCGCCCAGCCTCCGTACCCTCCAGGCGGTTGCCCCGCCTGCCGCCAAAGGCAAGGGGAGCTATCACCGACGAGCGCGGAGCAGGCACTCATCAGGAACGACAGGACAGAAGCGTGAAGGCCAGAAGAAGACGGCTAGTCGTCGTAAATAA